From Pseudomonadota bacterium:
ACGGGCTTGCCCAGCTGCGCTTCGTCGCCCCAGAAGTCGAGCACGTCGTCGATGATCTGGAAGGCCATGCCCAGGTGCAGGCCATACTCTGCCATGGCCTCGATGGAATCCTTGCCCGCCCCGGCGACGATGGCCCCCATGCGACTGGCCGCGGACATGAGCGCCGCGGTCTTCTCGCGAATGACGAAGAGGTAGTCGTCGAGCGAGACCTCGAAGTTGTTCTGCTCCTCGATCTCGCGGATCTGACCGAGCACCATGCGCCCCGTGGCCTCTGACACGATGGTCACGAGATAGCGATTCTCGTCTCCGCACATATCGAGAAGCGATCTGGCGTAGAGATAGTCGCCGAGCATGACGGCGATCTTGTTGCTCCACCAGGCCCCCAGCGTGGCACGCCCGCGACGGGTCTGGGTGTTGTCGATGACATCGTCGTGCAGCAAGGATGCCGCATGAACCATCTCGAGGGCGCCCGCCACCTTGATAGCGCGAGCGTTCACCCCGCCGAAGGCCCGCGCGGTGAGCAGCACAAGGGCGGGGCGCAGACGCTTACCGCCAGAGCGAAGAATGGTGCGGGAGGTCTGGCTGACGAGCCCGAGGGCTTCCGGGATGCTCTCGACGAGCTCTTGGTCAACCGCCGCCAGCGCTTCAGCGATGGGGCGCAACGGGGCGATCAGCGCGCCGTTCGAGGGCGGGGGGACACCTCTGTCAGCAGCAATCAATCGGGGGTCCATCTCTCTCTTCAAGCTGCGCTCATACGACCAGCGATCGCATGGCCTCTCGTGCCGCAGCAGCCGCTCTGTCGAGCTGATCGTCGGTGTGCGCAAGGCTCACGAACGCCGCCTCGTATTGCGACGGCGCAAGCATGACACCCTTCTCGAGCATGGCGCGGAAGAAGCGGCCGTATCTCTCTGTGTCAGACGCGCAGGCCGCCGCGTAGCTGTCGACGGCGGGCCCGGGGTGGAAGAAGAGGGTCAGCATCGAGCCCTGGCGGTTCACCACCACCGGGACGCCCGCGGCGTCAGCGGCCTCGCGCAGCCCCCCCTCGACGCGACGTCCGCCCTCTTCGAGACGGGCGTAGGCCTGCGGATCGTCGCGCAGGATGCGAAGGGTCTCGAGACCTGCCGCCATGGCCAGCGGATTGCCGGACAGCGTGCCCGCCTGATAGACCGGGCCCAGGGGCGCGACGCACTGCATGATGTCGCGACGCCCACCGTAGGCGCCCACGGGGAGCCCTCCACCGATGATCTTCGCGAGCAGGGTCATGTCCGGACGGATGCCCGTCAGCGCCTGCACACCACCG
This genomic window contains:
- a CDS encoding polyprenyl synthetase family protein, with translation MDPRLIAADRGVPPPSNGALIAPLRPIAEALAAVDQELVESIPEALGLVSQTSRTILRSGGKRLRPALVLLTARAFGGVNARAIKVAGALEMVHAASLLHDDVIDNTQTRRGRATLGAWWSNKIAVMLGDYLYARSLLDMCGDENRYLVTIVSEATGRMVLGQIREIEEQNNFEVSLDDYLFVIREKTAALMSAASRMGAIVAGAGKDSIEAMAEYGLHLGMAFQIIDDVLDFWGDEAQLGKPVGSDLSEGKFTLPFIHALAKVSPADRQTLVGLVEEGRGRLSRRSMRRVLSIMGTTGSQEHALSVAGDYLRRAREALVAARPAQGTAELEALLDYVVGRRS